In Paenibacillus sp. BIC5C1, a genomic segment contains:
- a CDS encoding LTA synthase family protein, with protein MFNSKNERTSSRTLFAVLFILMLLKLSLLRYFFFQGLSGIGFVTDALGALTVVCILDLIVPKTWKRSVYAGFNVLFSLVLFAATLYNVHFSSVPTYTALSELGQVAQVRGSIGPLVRPEHFLFFVDIVLALPVWFILRSRRASSRNSSYRDSGLHFGRSRRRYWGKLGVALTAAFCIVLSGSFIVKGETIDNELVRAENLGFLNYQVSSAILTSKENEAIANGNINETIDKINQLVSKFPYQDKSSQGTAIKTKYYGQAKGSNLIVLQLESFQNFPINASLDGQVLTPVLNDLAKESYYFSHFFQQIGQGNTSDAEFMSNTSIYPTGVVPMSAGYSDRDLPSLPKLLGKEGYESETFHVNDVTFWNRNKMYPALGFNRYFDKPSFKNDKFNDFGPSDEELYRVGVEKMAAHQAANQPFYAQFITASSHSPFTVPADRARITIPATITNTLLHDYLQAINYTDYAVGQLINELKANGLWDNTTLVIYGDHFGLPANDEITQQIQTNLGVPYDGKVSRFNIPLLIHTPKQAKGQVIEQPGGQLDILPTVMNLMGVSLKEEKFTAFGHDLLNMDHNAFGIRYYLPTGSFVNNDIMFIPGAGFDDGTAYSLKTYEPVTDLEPYRSDYEHVLNLMKLSDEYVKLLPKRAP; from the coding sequence ATGTTTAATTCCAAAAATGAGCGGACCTCATCACGGACCTTGTTTGCCGTGTTATTCATTCTTATGCTGCTGAAGCTGTCGCTTTTGCGGTATTTCTTTTTCCAGGGTCTGTCTGGCATCGGTTTCGTTACTGACGCATTGGGGGCCCTGACCGTGGTATGTATCCTCGATCTGATCGTGCCAAAAACCTGGAAGCGTTCAGTGTACGCAGGTTTTAATGTGTTGTTCTCGCTTGTATTGTTCGCGGCGACACTCTATAACGTACATTTCAGTTCGGTTCCCACATATACGGCACTCAGCGAACTGGGCCAAGTCGCCCAAGTGAGGGGCAGTATCGGGCCTTTGGTAAGACCAGAGCACTTCCTATTTTTTGTGGATATCGTACTGGCACTGCCCGTATGGTTTATCTTGCGCAGTCGTCGTGCTTCATCTCGTAACAGCAGCTACCGCGACAGTGGACTCCATTTCGGCAGAAGCCGGAGACGGTATTGGGGCAAGTTGGGTGTAGCTCTTACAGCTGCTTTTTGCATCGTGCTGTCAGGCAGCTTCATTGTCAAAGGGGAAACAATTGATAATGAGCTGGTTCGTGCCGAAAATCTCGGTTTCCTGAATTATCAGGTGTCATCTGCGATTCTGACGAGCAAAGAGAATGAAGCCATTGCGAATGGCAACATTAACGAAACCATCGACAAGATTAATCAACTGGTTAGCAAGTTTCCGTATCAGGATAAGTCTAGTCAAGGCACGGCTATCAAAACCAAATATTATGGTCAGGCTAAAGGAAGCAACCTGATTGTCCTCCAACTGGAGTCATTTCAAAACTTCCCGATTAATGCTTCTCTCGACGGTCAGGTGTTAACCCCCGTTCTGAATGATCTGGCAAAAGAAAGCTATTATTTCTCTCATTTTTTCCAACAGATCGGACAGGGAAATACATCGGATGCTGAGTTCATGTCGAACACATCCATCTATCCAACTGGAGTTGTACCCATGTCAGCAGGGTATAGTGACCGTGATCTGCCAAGTCTTCCAAAACTGCTAGGCAAAGAAGGATATGAGTCAGAAACGTTCCATGTCAATGACGTCACTTTCTGGAACCGGAACAAAATGTATCCGGCGCTTGGATTCAATCGTTACTTCGACAAGCCTAGCTTCAAGAATGATAAATTTAATGATTTTGGACCATCGGATGAGGAATTATATCGTGTAGGTGTGGAAAAAATGGCTGCGCATCAGGCTGCTAATCAGCCGTTCTATGCTCAGTTCATTACAGCATCCAGCCACTCACCGTTTACGGTTCCTGCGGACCGAGCGAGAATTACCATCCCGGCCACAATCACCAATACGTTGCTGCATGATTACCTGCAAGCGATCAATTATACGGATTATGCGGTAGGTCAGCTGATCAATGAACTCAAGGCAAACGGGCTATGGGATAACACAACACTCGTTATATATGGCGACCATTTCGGTCTTCCGGCAAATGATGAGATAACTCAGCAGATTCAGACCAATCTTGGTGTGCCCTATGATGGTAAAGTTAGCCGCTTCAATATCCCGCTCTTGATCCACACGCCGAAACAGGCGAAAGGTCAAGTCATAGAACAGCCTGGCGGTCAATTGGATATACTGCCAACGGTGATGAACCTCATGGGGGTTTCTTTGAAGGAAGAGAAATTCACAGCATTTGGACACGATCTACTTAACATGGACCATAATGCGTTCGGTATCCGGTATTATTTGCCGACAGGTTCTTTTGTGAATAATGATATTATGTTTATTCCGGGTGCGGGCTTTGATGATGGAACAGCCTACTCGTTAAAAACGTATGAACCCGTCACGGATTTGGA